TAATTAATCTAAACTTGCGTTTAGGGGTAGGCATAATTTGGGCAAACCCGAAATtcgaattttttgaatttttggtttgaattttttgtttgaattttcggattacggattggattttggatttaatttttaaatttttctgaTTCAAATTGGATGTTGGATTTGGTACTTTAGATTTTTGGATATCTGAGTATCcaaaaaatttataatttatatttaGTCCATTATCCATATGCCAACAGTAATAAGTTCAATACCCTAACCATtagatattatctcatatattcaatattaattactaagttaCTGTCAGAATACTTTCTATTTGACATGGTTTTACTATTGATATTTCTTATCGGCCGTATTAATGTTTATGTTGCATTTTCTTGACAATAATTTATTTACTTGAATACTATATTTGGATGATTGGAGTGAGACTGAGAATGATGAACTTTTTAGGCAATTTAACATGAGTACTTCATTTGgacatttatttttgtaaaaaaaaaatatctcaacttataagctcaaaacgaaaatccaaaatatccaaACCGTTTAATCCGAAACCGAACTTAAAATATCCGATCCAATCCAAGCTTATTTGAATTGGATTTGGATTATCATTTTTtcaatctgaaaattaaaaatccaAACATAAGTTTTTATATCCGATCCAAATTGCCGGAACGCCCACCCTTACTTGCGTTGTTCACATTTATTTTGATTTAGATCTAAATGTAATAAAAGAATCTTCAGCCTTAAATCACTTTTGAAAACTACTTCTATAAGTCGGACATAGCATTTAATTCGTACATTGAAAGTCATTACTCCTTTTGAGATGAAGGAACTAGTATAAATACATTCACAAAAGAAAATCTGAAATTCAATTTGCTGTTTATAGAGTGTTTCTTTTTACCAAAAACAATAACAACCACCAACAAAAAATAGTGTAATCCCACGAAATGGGGTATGAGGAGGATAGAGTGTACCCAGACTTTACCTCTACCTTACGAAAATAGAgatgttgtttccgatagacctccagctcaagaaaaaataaaaaataaaaacagaaacAATAAGTAGTAACAGCATCAAGCAAAGGTGATAGATTAGTCTAAGCGAAGGAAACAACATATAATAAAAGAAATCGGCGAATAAGACCATATAAAAATACGAAACTAATACTAATGCTACCCGCATGAAAAAGAAGAATCTTTCAAAAACAGAACAAAAATTAGGCAAGAGTGTAGATCATATAATCTTTCTgttccaacaacaacaataaacgcATTATAATtttacaagtggggtctgaggagagTAGTGCGTACGAAGATTTTATCTCTACCTAgtgaagatagagaggttgtttctaacCGACTCTCGGCTCAGAATAACCGTTCTTTTACCTAGAAATATAAGATTCGAGCTCtagaaatggaaaaagaaaaattggTGACTAGTGCTTCCCCTTTTAAGTGATCTTATACGATATGAGTCAAGATTAATTAACCAGGAACACTTTCCCTTTTAATTGATTTTACGATCTGGATTAATCGGGCCTTTCAGGGAGAATCGAACCCCCATCTTTCCTAGCGAACCCACAACCCTTACCATTGAACTAAAACCCTTTTTGTTACTGGGTTCGgcagtatatatttatatagatttaGTAATTATTTCAATACAAATACAGAATTCCAGAAAAAGTCACCGGGTTCGTCCGAACTCACACCCACTACTGTAGCTCCGCCCCTTCGGACAGTGCACATCAAATACAAAATGGTTATAAAAAAAACTACTCCTAAACTCCTAAATCCTACCTATACAACAAGTGGGTTCAGTTAGTTGAAAATTCAGAAAATAAATGACGTGATTTTCAAAAATTATGCAGATTCATGACTATACCCCACACACCCTATTTATCACCCAACCAAAACAAACTCTTCACAATTGGCCTATTTGTCTCCCCTATATAATACTGACAACACATGCAAATCAGGAATTTTTCCCTATACCATTCATCTCCCTTTTCAAGAACCAATACAACAAACGAAAAAAATTAAACACTAGtaaaaaaatattcaagaatCAAGAATGCCTTATAgccattttttcttctttctccttaTAAGCTTAGCTTTTGCAGCTATGGCTGTTCCTACACTTAGGCCAGGTTTTTACACAGAAACATGTCCACAAGCTGAATCTATAGTCAAAGATGTGATGAAAAAAGCAATGAAAAGAGAGCCCAGAAGCGTAGCCTCAGTTATGAGATTGCAGTTTCATGATTGCTTTGTTAATgtaataaaaatttcaagaatccaTTTTTTTTCCtgtatttgaaaattcttgttttggggttaatttttgtgtttatttatttatttatagggATGTGATGCGTCTTTGTTGTTGGATGATACACCAAATATGCTTGGAGAAAAACTGGCTTTATCAAATATAAATTCACTGAGGTCTTATGAAGTTGTAGATGAAGTTAAAGAGGCACTGGAAAGAGCCTGCCCTGGTGTTGTTTCTTGTGCTGATCTTTTAATCATGGCTGCCAGAGATGCTGTTGTTCTGGTATATTTATATTCTCATCTTTTCAACTTCCATttccaaaaaaggaaaaaaatcatcTTTTTTGGGTGGTGGTGGTTAGGCTTGGCGTATCAAAGTTGCTGTCATATAACTAGAAGTTCACGGCTTTGAGccgtggaaatagcctcttgcacAAATGCAGGGTAAGGCGGTGTACAATAAACCCCTGTGATTCGGCCTTTActcggaccccgcgcatagcgaaAGCTTAATGCACTGGTGTTGGTGTGGGAGGTGTGGGGAGATTTCCATACTGAAACATTTCTTTTCTGAGTTTTTGCCTACCAGCTAATTAGGGCGGGGGCGGGGGGGAGTAGGGGGTGGGAGTGGTGGAGGGGAGGAGAAGAAGGATATAATCATATAAATATGTATCTCAAAGTAAGCTtaattgtttttttcttttgataaggTCAAAGTAAGCTTTATGTAAACCAAAGGAGCCCAaataattgaatttcttttggTGTTCGAAATAACTTTTGTGTATTTTGATTATGCTATTGCGAACTTGCTACCTTCCACTCCCACAAGCATAGGTAATAGGAAATTCTGCCCATCAAAAATTAAACAGATAAGAAATCACATACTATATTTCTGTCTCTGCCGGAATTTGAGGAATACAAGTAATTCATTAGTATACTAAGTTCTTGGTATTACAAATTGAGGAGTGAGTAGGggtaaaagaaaaaggaaaaggaaccCCAAATTTTGTACTACAGTAATTATGATGAAAAATCTCCtctttttcgttttcttttcCCTATGTTGTCTTTTGAGTTACTTGGTAAAACAGAGGATCTTATTTGTTTTAAACTTCTACTCAGACTGGAGGTCCAAATTGGGAAGTGAAGTTGGGAAGGCTAGATAGTTTAACAGCAAGTCAAGAAGATTCAAACCAAATCATGCCAAGCCCAAGATCAAATGCAACATATCTCATTGATCTTTTCAGCAGATATAATCTCTCAATGAAAGATCTTGTAGCACTTTCTGGTTCTCATTCCATTGGCAAAGGAAGGTGTTTTTCTGTTGTCTTTAGGCTATATAATCAGTCCGGCTCGGGCCGGCCTGATCCTACCATTGAACCAAGATTCAGAGAAAAGTTAGACAAGCTTTGTCCACTTGGTGGAGATGGGAATGTAACAGGAGATTTGGATGCAACACCTGAAGTATTTGACAATCAATATTTCAAAGACTTGGTGAATGGTAGAGGGTTCTTGAATTCAGATCAAACACTTTTTACTAATCCTTTTACAAGGGAATATGTAAGAGAATTTAGTGTAAGTCAGAAGAAATTCTTTATGGCTTTTGTTGAAGGGATGATAAAGATGGGTGACTTGCAATCTGGCCAGCCAGGTGAGATTAGACAGGATTGCAGAGTGATTAATAGCCGTCGTCCGCGTGTTGAAGTCTTGTTTGAGACTTCAAATGGAGGAGAGTGACTACCAACTGAATTGGAGAAAGGTTTGAAAAAGTCTATTCTAGTTTTATGATCAGAATAATATCAATCAGATTGTTTGTTCTGATGTTTTATGGGTAGCTTTGTTTGGATTTTACTTCAGTATTTCCTGGCTGACCATGAAGGGGAGTCTTGGCGtaactgataaagttgttgtcatgtgaccgaGGTCATGGGTTTGAGTCGTgtaaacaacctcttgcagaaatgtagggtaagactGCTTATATTAGATTCTTAGTGGTCTAGCCCTTCCCCGGACACCGTGCATAATGGaaacttagtgcaccgggctgcccttacTTCTTGGCTGGCCGCGGCTGCTCTTGTATAACAAAAGACTTGATTATACAATACAATAAGATTTATGTAACAATCAAACAAACATTGAATTTgaattaacaatacaatacaatcagtaacaaccatccaaacagcCTGAAAGACTGAAGAGGGACATAAATCTAAGCCCCTGCTAGTTTTTAATTGACCACGTAAAAGAAGGGAACACCGAGCACATGTGTAGGATATGCAGCGTATTTCAAGGCAAGAGCACGTACAGAATTATTATCTGCAGCTTCTCCGAATTTACTAAGTTCAAGTTCAGTAGCATGAACTCCACATGATGTGATAAATAGTGATGCAATTCCAGCTGCATTCGCGCCTTTGATATCATGGTGCAAGGAATCTCCTACGTTAATACAATCAGAGGCATCCACAGCAGCAGCCATTTCCGTAGCTGACTTGTATATTATCTGCTGCGACGAGCTCGTCATGAGATAGTTCAACGATGTTCAGAATATATCAATTGAGACAAAGAAGCACAACATCAGACAAATAATGATTAATGACATGTATATAAGCACTACATTGATGTTCTTCCACTAATCAGGGGCGGACGTAGAGTATTAGTTATGGTTTCATTCAGTAGCTGTGACTCAGATCAGTATCAAATGTATTGTGGTTTCGAAGTCGAACTTATAAAGTTAAAATCCTGGCTGCCACCAATTCAAGGATATGAAACTAATGTTACGACCTTCTACAAGACATATCTTGAATATAACTTACCTTATGTGGTTTACCCATCCATTTTACTTCACCTCCAAGTTTTTCATATGTGGCTGCCAATGTTCCTGAAAAATAAGTCCAAAGAGAAGAATCTCAGTCTTGAATCTAAAGATGGACAAAGACAAGGTACAATGTGACAGGTGTCGGCAGGGCTTTGGTCTAGCGGTAACAGTAAATGCGCATTTAGTCATGTGTGGGCTACACCTAGGGGGTTAGAACCTTATCATAAACAAAAGCCTAGTATTTAAGAAAAGAAGGATAGAGGTGCCCCCATTATCTACTAGTTCGGAAATTTCTCGGGTATAAAGAAAAGGTACAAggtgaaggggagccttggagcaatggTCAAGTTATCTTCGTGTGATCTATAGGTCACAGGTTCAAACCGTGGAATCAACCAACgatgcttgcatcagggtaggTTGCCTACATGACCTTCCCCGGATCCTGCGTTGCACCAAGCTGCCCAAAGAAAAGGTACAAGGTGGCAATCTATAACATACTCCGAACCCATATTTCACTCTACACATTAAAAGATTCACTATATAAGTACAAAATAACAAATTTCGAACCAGTAAATCAAAGAGTTGTGATAGAATTTCGAACTCAACGCCATAAAgttcaaatcctgaatccgccTATGAGGACACATGCCCTCAAGTATAAAGTAACTCAACCAGCAAAAGCATGAGTGCAAGAAAAGCATTCTTACCGGGCATAGCACGTAGATTTCCAGGCTCTATAGTTACATAATCAGGATTTGCTACCACCATAGGAATTTTCTTAGAAGCACATTGCTCCGGTATCTTCTCAAGGTCATCAAGATTCATTTGAAGTGAGTCACCAGAAGAAAGGCCCAAAGCATCAGTTCCGTGAGCCAAAATAAAATCGGCTTCCTGAACATTTTCCACTACTTCTAGTCCGAGACCCTGAAGTAAAAAACCAGAGCCACTAACCACTTAGTTGAGAAAGACTAACATTTTCTTTCAGTTCAAACAGTAAAGAAAACTAAGGATATTAATCTAAGGAGTTCACAAAACTTTATGTACCTCGAGAGAGATAGCACCCTTGTCGCTCCAAGTCAAGTGAATGCATGATCTTCCTAAAGAGGCAAACCATTCGTCGTCTCTCCTGATCATAATTATATGTAATGGAGCAAATTCACTTACAAATCTGATAGAAACTACATTTGATTTTATTAAGTTTTTCTCTTGAATTGACAGTCCTAAAAGCAacattctaaaaataaaaatgatataatgtgagggatgaaagagagaagttaGCAGTGATAGTCGTTGATGATGACTATGTGAGACGGTGAGAGCAGTCATTTGGTAGATCAAAAGTCAAGCGAGACATCAGACATGCATAATACAAAGAAATTTGAAGCGCCATATATTGAAGCATCTTAATTTGATGATCAATAGAAACTTAGCGAAGATATAAATACAGAACAACAGACTTAGTCTAATCCCATAAACGGGGTCTGGTCAGCGAAGAAATAAATCATTATATAATTTGCTCAATATCTACTTTAAATGTAAAAAAGTATGTAACCTTAGAAGATACTGATGTGTTAATTCTCCACTGGTAATAACACCAACAAAGAGTGATGTATCAAATCCAAGGCTCTTCAATTTTTCCAGGGTTGTAGATGCTCTTCTTGAAGAATTACTAATGATTGCCCATTTTGCACCATAACTTGCTAACTTTCCACTGCTTAATTAACATCATTAGTTAGACATTaggaaaactaattaaaacaGTAAGGAACCACTGAAAGGTGTGTATATACAAGCttaatcaccaaaatatcaaaGCTAAGAGATGAAAACTTACACGTCGAAATGGCACCAGGATAAGGTTGTTTCCCATCATGAAGCACTCCAAACTGATCAAGAAACCATGCCTGAAGACAATTTTGGAAACTCTTCGGGaattccaataatatttaaatcaTACAAAACAATTATAACCACTTTACATCCCGACCTTTTATAATGTATGACACAACGGCAAATCTCAGCGTTCAACTGAGTTTAGATAAATCCGATATTTTTGAAACGACGGTGGACAAACCCCGTAGTCATAATGTGTTTACAATAGGACTTTCACATGTTAAAGTATTTTCCTTCCATCtccatttgattttttttctcctCGCCGCAAGAATAAAATTCTCCGGCTTGGATGGGTTACCTTGGGCGAAGTGCAGCAGTAGTCACTTTAAAGTctactatttaaaatatatccacaatttataatatatttaaagattagttAATTCACACAAACTAGGACTAAGTATTATGAATTTATGAGCTACTAATTTGGAATTCAGGGCTTAGCGTCCTaaatttttgagctgctaatttaaAATCCAGGACTAAGCATCCTGAATTTCTgaattactaatttaaaattcaggataTGGTGTCGGTTTAAACTTCAGGACGTCGTGTCCTTAAGTTTGAGCAAattgactaatctttaaatacattataaacTGTGGATATATTATAAACATCATGTTTAGAAGTGGTTTACCTAGTATCATTTCCACGTTGCCTCCTTTGGAACAAAACCCGGCCTAACATGAGCAACTAAGGAAAGCCCAGCCAGTTTGGGAATCGGTGGGCTCACCCTTAATGAGTTCGATTTTGAAGGATTCATAGAAATTGGTAATAACACGCAATTTTCACGGATAGAGTTCATGAGCAGAATTCTTATAAATATACAGATGCAATTAAATCTAATACTCTAAACACCAACCTTCATACTTGCAGCTCCGATGAGAATCCAAAGTTCCCATTTTAATTTAGAGGAGTTAAATAGGAAAACTACAACTGTTTGGTATAGTGTAAAATGGTTCTTTTGATGATTTTCTAATGTTATGTTGTCTTAAATTAATGAAATCGGTACCCTAAACTAAATAGCAAAGAAGGGAAAATAATTTGCATCATTGATGGGCGCAAGTCATTTTCCTCTACATCTATCTTTTAGCTATATGGTTGTTTGTTAATATGTTCCAAGAaaattaggaaaagaaaaaagaaaagaaaatcttggTTTTGCAATGTAACTAGAAACCTATGCAGTAACCTACAGTTTGCGTTAAAAGGGATAACTTATCTGCATCCATGTTTACGTTAAACCATATCAACTTACGATCGTTAAGTGTTTGATGAGATGAGAATATATATTAATAAATTACATCAAATTATGATCGTTAAATGTTTGATGAGGTGAGAATATATATTAACAAATTATGATTAAGTAATAAATATGTATTAACACATATTATGCACCTACCGGTTTGATATAAACATTGGGCAGATAATTTTTCACGTAAAAGAGtatcaagaaaatgaaaatggtgaaaaaccaTTTAGAATCAGATAATTGGAATATCATGTACTGAAACTAAAGAAGCACGGTACCTTGAATTGACGAGTTTCACAAGCTGCTGTTGAATTCCATTCAAAGTTTGAATATTAAGCTCGTTTAGCTTTGAGGATTGAGCTGATAAGCATGTTCCATTCATCATTGACCTCTAATTCTCTATGTGTGTTTGTACTTTTTTTAGTTCTTGATTTCGACTTTGCTCTGTTTTTTTTCCAATTGAAAGCTACACTGGTCAACGCCAAAAAATAACCACCCACTTAAAACACAGCACACCACCcccaataaattaaaataaacatgcaccCACATAAAATAACTTAGTTATATATTACCCACTTATAATTCAATAACTTAGTTATAGATACACCCCTTGTGATTCAAAATAAAACACTTACCCTTACTCCCGAATGCACTTACATTGTGTAAAAATATCGATTTACATTTCGTATAAAAAATGTTGATTAACATTTTGTATTGAAGCTTCGTGCTCTTATAACAATATAGATTAGTTTGTAGAGACAAGGAGTTTAAATTGTAGATAATCATGGCATATTCTGTGAAAATGTCAAGTTGTTAAATACGGATGATAAATACTTACCTAGATCCGGTGTTTCTACCAAATAATAGCAACTTGCCATGTTTAAATTATTTACTGAGATGAAAATATGCACTAATTAACCAAATGATAAGGTGACAGAAGTTTATACCCATGCAACATGTCCCGCATCTATTGATCTATCAATTTACTTTAATTTGTTATGACAAGTTATTTATAGTGTTACCTGATTAGGTTTATTATGGACATTTGGTTATCATTACATGTCGCATTTATTTGATAGTGTAAAACAGGTATACATTATCAGTGCATAAAAGGTAAACTCAATTCATTTACGACCCTTCATATGCACAAAATTGTGAATATCTATGGTAATGCACATCTATGGTAATGCACAAAGCTAAGAACTATATTGCCAAATCAAGTAAGCACTTAAAAAATAGTGCAGCTAGTTGTGCTGTTGTAAAATTCAAGAACGACATGGCTTTAACTGATTAAGAACACTAATAGGAACTTGATTATTATAGTAATTTTCTAAGAATTACAATAATTATATTCTATAATGTTCTTTATTCTGTTGTAAAGGACACCACACATCCATAATGTTCTTTATTCTGCTGCATGATGTGAATTTTCTATTGTTTTTCATAAAATTATTTAGAGAAACTTTATGATCCAGGAAGGCAGAGAATCAATAATGAAACCAACTATTATAGCAAAGTTTTGTTAACTTTTTAGGTACATTATACAGTAGGGTATATGAATTTAGAGGCGGAACCAAGATTTCAAGATTATGGGTTCGAAATTATAATCGTTTTAAATTATtcgattctaaattaataatttatatatattcaatgaatttttttaagacaaatacatggtTCGAACTAAAGTTACTGAGTTCGGTTGAATCCGCTCCCGACACTCTAGTTCCGCCCCTGTATGAATTATTGAAGCTATTGGGAAGACACATCAGAATCAAGTAGCAGCAAAACCACTATCCAGTTCTGGAAAAACTATATTCCATCCATTGCTTATGATCAGCAAAACAAGGAGCTACAATGCTAAATTATAATAGTTGTGGATTCGGTCATAGAGGCAGATTCAGAATTTGAAGTGGATTTCTTAATACATATATAAGATCTGCGCAAAAGCTAATTCAAGCGAACCCATCAGTCTTATGAATCCTCACTGTCAATATCATTTATTTAAGCTCATGTAAGTTCTATATTGCTCACATCCAGGCGGCGATGTAATGAAACCCTTGTTCATTATCTGTCATTTTTCAAGAGAATTCAAGAAAACACATACAATTAAAGGGCTTATAACTACATAGTTAAAATGATGTCAACAGTTACTACATTTAAAACATTATAGTCTCAATTAACAAAGAGGTCAGATCAATTACCGAAGTAAAGCTCTTAAACTACAAGCAGAACAATACCCTTCCACCTGTTGAATGAGAACAATATAACTCCCTAGAACAATATTTTCCGGTAATGTGTATAATTTTAATACCAAAAAACGTATTGCTGCCTCTCTTTTTAGTTCAATGGACAAAGCATGACTTTAACATTCCTATTCAAAAGGTCAGAGGGTAGTGTTTCCTAGCCATTAAAGGTTAAGGGGGTTAAATCTATAATAATGAAATCTCAAACAGACCAAATTTATATAGCTATAGTTCAAATGCCTCTTCTGTTCCTCCCGTGGCATGCCTCTCCGGCAGCAAGCGAAAACAAAACTCGCAGCTTGGCAAACCAGCAATGGCCTGTAAATTAGTTCAGAGAAATAAACAGAAGTAAAGTTATCAAGTACAAGTGCATTGTCCACAGAAAGCAAATGCCTATATGATTACTATTTCCAAACTCTTTTATTCCATAAGTTAATACGAAATCCTAATCCGAACTTCAACTTTGTATTTTATACAAGCATTAACAGACAATTTTTATTGCAATGCTAATTTGGGATTTCCACTTAAGGTAGTTCATGATGGTATTATCTTTCTGGTCACTGTTGTTGTTACTAAtgtattgtctcttttcgtcttcttgaaccgagggtctatcggaaacagtgtTTTGGATAGCGTGCGGCGACAAATAGCGACGAGGGCCTGCTTCACTGAGGCGAGAGGCGAGCAGTGAAGTGCTCGCCTTTTTTATGTGAAGCGACAATTTAtacccaaaatatatatatatatatatatatatatatatatatatatatatatatatatatatatatatataactaaaaactcaatagcaataatatattaataaatatatcaattcaAAACTTAAAAACTCAATAGATAGTCATAGTAGATTCATAAACTAAAACAAGCAACATCTATATGCAATTAATTCTACTCTATAAGACTAACCGGAAAAAAGAGTAAATTTTAGGTTTGATTTGAACTATGAAGAAGCTCTGTGTCTGACTGCCTCAGCCCGTATccatgattaaaaaaaaaaggaagggaaGAAAGAAAGATATAAAGCTAGCTCAAACCTCAAAGAACTCTCTGCTACTTGCTCGAACAAcagagccaaaaaaaaaaaaaggaagaaagaagaaaggaaaaagaagaaggaaaagaaatttgACAGCAATGGTCGAAGAAAAAAAATGGATAGCAGAAactagaagaagaaagaagaaatggaCAACATACCTGGGTTATGATGTCGCTGATGAACTAAAAAGAAGATGAAATCCCAAGCCCTAATATTTAGTTTATTGATCGAAAAAACAAATGGCGTTGATGGTTGTTGAAGGAGAAAGAAGTGAAAAACCCAAGCCCTAATTTGTATTTTAATCGTCGTTTGGTCgctgccttttttttttcaaaaagcgCTGCTACACATCGCCTCGCACTTCGCAGCGCCTCTCGCTACATAGGCAAAGGCGCTCGCCTTTCTGAAATCGCCACGCAACAGAGCAAAATGGCGTCGGCAGCTCGCATCGCATCGCCTCACGCTATTAGCGCTGAGGCGAGCGCTATTTACAACACtaatcggaaacaacctctctacccctgaaataggggtaaggtctgcgtacacactaccttctccaaaccccacttgtgagattatattgGGATGTTGTTTGGGAGGAAACGTGCTCCGCAATTCAAGGTTAAAGCATAGTATTTTGTTTGTGCTTCTCCCAAAATCCAACATATAGTGTTTGCACATAGTTATCCCAAACAATCCACAGGTCAATTAtctcaaaataccaaaactcACAAATGAGCAACTAAAAGACCAGTTGCCATGG
The sequence above is drawn from the Nicotiana tabacum cultivar K326 chromosome 13, ASM71507v2, whole genome shotgun sequence genome and encodes:
- the LOC107802038 gene encoding peroxidase 17 produces the protein MPYSHFFFFLLISLAFAAMAVPTLRPGFYTETCPQAESIVKDVMKKAMKREPRSVASVMRLQFHDCFVNGCDASLLLDDTPNMLGEKLALSNINSLRSYEVVDEVKEALERACPGVVSCADLLIMAARDAVVLTGGPNWEVKLGRLDSLTASQEDSNQIMPSPRSNATYLIDLFSRYNLSMKDLVALSGSHSIGKGRCFSVVFRLYNQSGSGRPDPTIEPRFREKLDKLCPLGGDGNVTGDLDATPEVFDNQYFKDLVNGRGFLNSDQTLFTNPFTREYVREFSVSQKKFFMAFVEGMIKMGDLQSGQPGEIRQDCRVINSRRPRVEVLFETSNGGE